From the Cohaesibacter sp. ES.047 genome, the window GAAGGGGATTGGCTGGTGGCCGAGCCAGAGGTCGGACAGCTCATCCATGCCGTGGCCATGCTTGCCCGCGTCGAGTGCATAGGATAGCAGCATGGTGTCATCAAAGGGCGCGAGATCGATGTCGTAGCGACTGAGCAGCAGGGTGTCATATTTGAGATTCTGCCCGATCTTGAGGATGGTGGGATCCTCGAGCAGGGATTTGAGCATGGCGAGTGCATCATCAAAGGCAATCTGGCCCTCGGCGCGGCCACCTCCGAACATGTCGCCGTCACCCACTGTGTGATCGAGCGGGATGTAACAGGCCTTGCCCGGCTCGGTCGCGAGCGACACGCCGACCAGTTTGGCCTGCATGGCATCAAGGCTGTTGGTCTCGGTGTCGACAGACACATGGCCGATGCGCTTGGCCTCATCGAGCCAGACTTGCAGCTCGTCTGTGGTGGTAACGGTCTGATAGGCGTCCCGGTCGATGGGTAGAGCGGCCACGTCGGCGGCAATCTTGGCCGCCAGATGGGCCGGTGTTTTCAGACCATCATCCGCGTCTTCAGCCTTTTCGGCCTTTTCGGGTGCTTCCCAGCCGACGATTTCCAGCGCGCATGGTTCGACCACATCCGCCTCGGTCTCGGTCGCCTCGGCAACGCGGCGGGTCAGCGAGGTAAATTGCATCGTCTTGAGAAAGGAGACGATCTTGACGCCGTCCAGATCGCAGCAGACCAGATCATCGATACCGAGCGGCAGCGGCACATCGCGCTTGAGATAGACCAACTCTTTGGAAATCCGAGCCTGATCGGCAAATTCGATGAGGTTTTCGCGCCGCTTCTTCTGTTTGATGCCGTCGGCTTGGGCCAGCAGGGTTTCCAGATCACCATAATCATTGATCAGCTGGGCTGCGGTCTTGATGCCAATGCCGGGCACGCCGGGGATGTTGTCGACCGAATCGCCCGCCAGCGATTGCACCTCGACCACCTTGTCAGGCGCGACGCCGAACTTGGCCAGCACCTCCTCCTCGTTAATCACCTTGTTCTTCATGGTATCGACCATCAGCACGCCGGGCCGGACGAGCTGCATCAGATCCTTGTCCGAGCCGATGATGGTGACATCCGCACCCGCTTCCAGCGCACGCTCGGAATAGGTGGCGATGATATCATCGGCCTCATAGCCTTCAAGCTCGATGCAGGCGATGTTGAAGGCCCGGACGGCATCGCGGATGAGGCCGAACTGCGGGATAAGATCTTCCGGTGCTGGTGGCCGGTGGGCCTTGTATTGCTCATAGATATCGCTGCGGAAAGTCTTGCCCTTGGCGTCGAAAATCACTGCCATGTGGGTGGGGGTGACCCCGGCGAGCCCGTTGTCGCCCTCCTGCATCAGCTTCCAGAGCATGTTGCAAAAGCCGGAAACCGCGCCGATCGGTAGCCCATCGCTCTTGCGGGTCAGCGGCGGCAGCGCGTGGTAGGCGCGGAAAATATAGGACGAGCCGTCAACCAGAAAGAGATGCGGTTTTTGTGCCATTGGATGTCCTTCGTCGCTCTGCCGGTTGTTCACCGGATATGTGAACAAACCATGATCATGATTGGCTCAGACCTTAGCCAACGACGGGGGGAAAGAAAAGACCAAAAACAAAAAGCCCCGCATGCCGGACGGCACGGGGGCTTGAGAGGTTAGGCAGATGGCCGCAGTGATTTATTCGGCTGGAACCATTTCCACACGGCGCAGTCTCAACCGGGCCCACTCGGGCCGCACATAAAGAAAAGTTCCGATCTTCAGGCGCTTGACCGCTTCAAACATCACAATCGCACCGGCAATCGCTGTCAGGGATACCAGAAAGGCGATGGTGCCGACATCGATCACATCGGTAAAGCGGGAGAGCGCAAGACGGGACACGCCCATGGGCAGGAAAAAGCCCAGATAGATCGGCAGGGACCGCTGGCCACAGAACCGCAGGAGGTGCGCCGGGGTTCCGGCAAGGCCGCTCTTGGGCACTATCGCGATCAGACCGATCACCGCCACGAAGCCCAACACGCCCATCAGTATGGTCACCGGCAGGATGTCACCATAGCCGAGATAGACGACTGCGCCATTCACACCGGCCCAAAGCGACAGTCCCGCAAACACCGTGTATCGATTCCGGTCTGCTGCTCCGGCGAGGGAGAACCACAGGTCCCGCCCAAAATGCCCGGCCAGAAAGAAGACGTAATATTTCGAGAAGAAATCGACGACATTGATGCCGGTGTGCGTGAGATAGGCCTTGCAGGCAATGGCGATGACAAATTGCGCCAGCATTGGTACGGGCTTCGTGACACGCAGCACGAGAAAATAGATCGGCAACAGATAGATGAACCAGAGCAGACCGAAAGGCTGGACGAAGGACGCGATATAGTAGGAGAGTGTGCCCTCTGATCCCAATGTCTGGATGAAGAAGGGCGTCTTGAAGATGAACTGGATCGTCATCCAGATCACATAGAAATAGGCGAAGTGGACAAACTTGCTGTCAAGGAACGTGCGCCAGTCCTTGGAAATGGCGTTGGCCGCGAACAGCCCCGCAACAGCAAAGAACACAGGCATCCGGAAAGGCGTTGCAAAGGCGAGCACGTGATGCATCCAGCCTTCGCTGTCGAAATGAAGCTCGACCCCTCCGGTAGAATGCATGATAACCACGAGCAAAATGGTGAGGCCCTTGGCAAGGTCAATCCACTCGATTCGCTGCTTGTTTGCTACTGGCTGTTGCGCCATTTCCCGGCTCCGTCCTTTTCTTAGGAATTTCGTTCCAAATTTAGTCATCGGTGCCACTATGATCGCGATGGACACACGAGTCCCACGCCATCCGTATTTAACCTTAACGCAATATCCAAGTATTTGATTTGTAAATATTATTCCGACATCACATTGATGTGAGAGGGGAGCCGGTACGGGCAGTTTAGGTTAATGGCCTGTCGCATCTCATGCGTCTCGGGCGCTGATATGTGGATGTTAACGGGCTTTTTGGGATCGCGCGGTTAATATTTTTGCCGAATCATTGCCCAGCTCCCTGAAAGTGCGGGGCGCTCACGAATTTGCCGTATTGTGGGGGCAAATCTCCCGCTGAAACCATCAGGATCCATGCCTTTGCCGCAGCCCAAACCCGAAGGCACACGGTAAAAGCACCAACCAAAGAGCCACCCGACAGCCCATGCCGCGTCAAACCCCTCCATCCCGCGCTCCCGGCGACATTCGCCTCAGCGAAGATGACCGCAGCCAACCTGCCCAGACCAAGAGACGGGCGAAAAAGCCGACCGGCGCAAAGAAAGGCGCTGGTGCAAAACGCACGCCTGCCAATGCCCGCAATGCAAAGAACGGCAATGGATCAGGCAATGGCGGAGGTCGTGGCAAGGGGCCTTCCAATGGATCTGGCAACGGCGGTCGCAGGAAAGGTGGTCGCAAACGGGGCCCCAAAAGCGGGTCGCTTCTGGGGCGCATGTTCCGTGTTGTTCGTGAGCTGGTCTACTGGCTGGTGATCGCCGGTCTTTGGGGCGGGATCATCGCGGGCTGCATCCTGTTGTGGTATGGCGCTCAATTGCCAAGATCGACCGACTGGCGCATTCCTGATCGTCCGCCCAACATCCAGATCGTCTCTCTTGATGGGGCGCTTGTGGCCAACCGGGGCGAAACCGGCGGGCAGAAGGTGCGCATCTCTTCGCTGCCGCCCTATCTCGTCGATGCGGTTGTCGCCATCGAGGACCATCGCTTCTATTCGCATTTCGGCTTTGATCCCATCGGCTTCACACGCGCCATGGTAACCAACATCGTTCGCGGGCGGTTGTCGCAGGGTGGCTCGACGCTGTCCCAGCAGCTTGCCAAGAACCTGTTCCTCGAGCACAAACGCACCATTGAGCGCAAGGTGCAGGAGCTGATCCTCGCGATCTGGCTGGAAACCAAGTTCAGCAAGGACGAAATCCTCGAGATGTATCTCAACCGGGTCTATCTGGGCTCTGGTGCAACGGGGGTCGATGCGGCGGCCCGAACCTATTACAACAAGCCGGCCTCAATGCTGACCCTGTCGGAGGCTGCAACCATTGCCGGGCTCTTGAAGGCCCCGTCCCGTTTGGCGCCCAACCGGCACCCGAAGGCAGCCCGTGCGCGCGCCAAACTGGTCCTGGCGGCCATGGCGCGGGAAGGGTTCATCACGCCCGAAGAGCAAAAACTGGCGCTGACACAATCGGTCAACACCGTGGCGCGCCATCGGGCCAGTTCGCTCAATTATATCGCTGACTGGGTGATGGAGCAGGTGCCCGATCTGGTGGGGGACATGAAAGAGGATCTGATCGTCGAAACCACCATCGACATGCGCATGCAGACCCTTGCAGAAACCGCAATCGCCGATGCCATCGAGGATCAGGGCAAGAAATATGGCGTCAGTCAGGGAGCACTCGTCTCGGCGACGCCTGACGGCGCTGTGCGGGCAATGGTTGGTGGCAAATCCTATCGCGAAAGCCAGTTCAACCGTGCGGTCAATGCCAAGCGACAGCCGGGCAGCT encodes:
- a CDS encoding transglycosylase domain-containing protein; protein product: MPRQTPPSRAPGDIRLSEDDRSQPAQTKRRAKKPTGAKKGAGAKRTPANARNAKNGNGSGNGGGRGKGPSNGSGNGGRRKGGRKRGPKSGSLLGRMFRVVRELVYWLVIAGLWGGIIAGCILLWYGAQLPRSTDWRIPDRPPNIQIVSLDGALVANRGETGGQKVRISSLPPYLVDAVVAIEDHRFYSHFGFDPIGFTRAMVTNIVRGRLSQGGSTLSQQLAKNLFLEHKRTIERKVQELILAIWLETKFSKDEILEMYLNRVYLGSGATGVDAAARTYYNKPASMLTLSEAATIAGLLKAPSRLAPNRHPKAARARAKLVLAAMAREGFITPEEQKLALTQSVNTVARHRASSLNYIADWVMEQVPDLVGDMKEDLIVETTIDMRMQTLAETAIADAIEDQGKKYGVSQGALVSATPDGAVRAMVGGKSYRESQFNRAVNAKRQPGSSFKPFVYLASLERGNQPNSLRVDEPISYNGWTPQNYSKKYVGQITLRKALALSINTIAAQLTFEVGPQQVAEVAHRLGIHSKLSDNLSIALGTAEVSPLEMVGAYLPFANGGIRANPYVIQRIVNKDGEVLYLKPNMPGPRVIEPQILSMMNSMMQETLISGTGKKALLPGRPAGGKTGTTQNYRDAWFVGYTANLVTDVWFGNDDGSPTKHASGGNIPAATWKKYMVGAHNGMVIAGLPGVSVEQLAETRRTLGGEKNPWINPDLLPADQTPPTASAPEPKERKGFFSRLFGN
- the polA gene encoding DNA polymerase I, with the translated sequence MAQKPHLFLVDGSSYIFRAYHALPPLTRKSDGLPIGAVSGFCNMLWKLMQEGDNGLAGVTPTHMAVIFDAKGKTFRSDIYEQYKAHRPPAPEDLIPQFGLIRDAVRAFNIACIELEGYEADDIIATYSERALEAGADVTIIGSDKDLMQLVRPGVLMVDTMKNKVINEEEVLAKFGVAPDKVVEVQSLAGDSVDNIPGVPGIGIKTAAQLINDYGDLETLLAQADGIKQKKRRENLIEFADQARISKELVYLKRDVPLPLGIDDLVCCDLDGVKIVSFLKTMQFTSLTRRVAEATETEADVVEPCALEIVGWEAPEKAEKAEDADDGLKTPAHLAAKIAADVAALPIDRDAYQTVTTTDELQVWLDEAKRIGHVSVDTETNSLDAMQAKLVGVSLATEPGKACYIPLDHTVGDGDMFGGGRAEGQIAFDDALAMLKSLLEDPTILKIGQNLKYDTLLLSRYDIDLAPFDDTMLLSYALDAGKHGHGMDELSDLWLGHQPIPFKEVAGSGKNQLTFDKIAIDKATAYAAEDADVTLRLWMVLKPRLAADRMTRVYERLERPLLPVLTKMERRGISVDRQILSRLSGTFAQGMAALEEEIHTLAGKPFNIGSPKQLGDILFGEQGLPGGKKTKTGAWSTSAGVLEDLAATGHELPRKVVDWRQLSKLKSTYTDALPTFINPETKRVHTSYSLAATSTGRLSSSDPNLQNIPVRTQEGRKIRTAFVATPGQKLISADYSQIELRVLAHIAGIEQLKKAFEDGQDIHAMTASEMFNVPIEGMDSATRRRAKAINFGIIYGISAFGLANQLGISRTEAKEYIDTYFERFPGIRDYMEETKKQAREHGYVETIFGRKIHYPEINSKNPNMKSFQERAAINAPIQGSAADILRRAMIRMDDALEASKLSAQMLLQVHDELIFEVPEGEVEATIPLVQKIMIDAPMPTLQLSVPLKVDAEAADNWDEAH
- a CDS encoding acyltransferase family protein encodes the protein MAQQPVANKQRIEWIDLAKGLTILLVVIMHSTGGVELHFDSEGWMHHVLAFATPFRMPVFFAVAGLFAANAISKDWRTFLDSKFVHFAYFYVIWMTIQFIFKTPFFIQTLGSEGTLSYYIASFVQPFGLLWFIYLLPIYFLVLRVTKPVPMLAQFVIAIACKAYLTHTGINVVDFFSKYYVFFLAGHFGRDLWFSLAGAADRNRYTVFAGLSLWAGVNGAVVYLGYGDILPVTILMGVLGFVAVIGLIAIVPKSGLAGTPAHLLRFCGQRSLPIYLGFFLPMGVSRLALSRFTDVIDVGTIAFLVSLTAIAGAIVMFEAVKRLKIGTFLYVRPEWARLRLRRVEMVPAE